One region of Chryseobacterium sp. SORGH_AS_0447 genomic DNA includes:
- a CDS encoding helix-turn-helix transcriptional regulator — MATYLKISQTQYQKRETGKIKISDSEWERIARLLNVNIEDIYEDDQPSDETDIMDEITFLKEKINVPEMKVASLTDVKITQTVSTADPSLL, encoded by the coding sequence ATGGCAACTTATCTTAAGATAAGCCAAACACAATATCAGAAAAGAGAGACAGGAAAAATTAAAATATCTGATTCAGAATGGGAACGAATCGCTCGCCTTTTAAATGTCAATATAGAGGATATTTATGAAGATGACCAGCCTTCCGATGAAACGGATATAATGGATGAAATCACTTTTTTAAAAGAAAAAATTAACGTTCCAGAAATGAAAGTGGCCTCACTTACGGATGTTAAAATCACTCAAACAGTCTCAACTGCTGATCCTTCGCTCCTGTAA
- a CDS encoding PA0069 family radical SAM protein, with protein sequence MQNEDIIKGQGAQRNVINRFDRYTYEPEEEDFETVKTSFTEVFPKTIVNQVKSEDLPMEYSMNPYQGCEHGCSYCFARPTHEYWGYSAGIDFERKIMVKKNAPQLLEKFFQKRGYRPAPILLSGNTDCYQPAERQFEITRKILQVCLDYRHPVHVLTKNALVLRDIDILKPLSEKNLVSVSLSIPTINEELRRKMEPRTSSAKNKLKAIEILSENKIPVNVMVAPIIPGLNSDEPLSILKAVSEAGAKSFGYTLVRLNDSVEPVFVNWIEHAFPDRAQKVLNLIRLMRGGKLGEKRYFDRQKGEGNIAEMIHNTFKIGRKKFFDGTDFPKLSTQNFTGAKDQQLRLFE encoded by the coding sequence ATGCAGAACGAGGATATCATAAAAGGTCAGGGCGCTCAGCGAAATGTCATCAACCGTTTCGACCGCTATACCTATGAACCGGAAGAAGAAGACTTCGAAACGGTAAAAACATCCTTCACTGAAGTTTTTCCGAAAACCATTGTTAATCAGGTAAAAAGCGAAGATCTGCCGATGGAGTATTCCATGAATCCTTACCAGGGCTGTGAGCATGGCTGCTCATACTGTTTTGCAAGACCTACCCACGAATATTGGGGATACAGCGCCGGAATCGATTTCGAAAGGAAGATCATGGTGAAGAAAAATGCACCACAGCTGCTGGAAAAGTTCTTCCAGAAAAGAGGTTACCGGCCGGCACCGATCTTACTGTCCGGAAATACCGACTGTTACCAGCCTGCAGAACGCCAGTTTGAGATCACCCGGAAAATCCTGCAGGTCTGTCTGGATTACCGGCATCCCGTGCATGTTCTCACAAAAAATGCTTTGGTGCTGAGGGATATCGATATTTTAAAACCTTTGTCGGAAAAAAATCTCGTTTCGGTTTCACTGAGCATTCCGACGATTAATGAAGAGCTGCGGCGGAAAATGGAGCCCCGCACGAGTTCTGCTAAAAATAAATTAAAAGCCATCGAAATCCTTTCGGAAAATAAAATCCCGGTAAATGTGATGGTTGCACCGATTATTCCTGGGCTGAACAGCGATGAACCGCTGTCCATACTGAAGGCTGTTTCTGAGGCAGGTGCGAAGAGTTTCGGGTATACGCTGGTACGGCTGAATGATTCTGTAGAGCCGGTTTTCGTCAATTGGATCGAACATGCTTTTCCGGACCGCGCGCAGAAGGTTTTGAACCTGATCCGGTTAATGCGCGGTGGAAAATTAGGCGAGAAAAGATATTTCGACCGGCAAAAAGGTGAAGGAAATATTGCTGAAATGATTCATAATACCTTCAAAATAGGAAGGAAAAAGTTCTTTGACGGAACAGATTTTCCAAAACTTTCAACCCAAAATTTTACAGGAGCGAAGGATCAGCAGTTGAGACTGTTTGAGTGA
- a CDS encoding DUF2797 domain-containing protein, with the protein MQFQGQILKMTSFHDEPIQYYLNLSGDLIHMNELFGKELTIKHIGFQCVHCQEDKTIYRMGFCKNCFFESPYASDTIIRPELSTAHLGIAERDLDIEKQIQLQPHTVYLAYTGEVKVGVTRNTQIPTRWIDQGATFALPIARTENRYEAGMIEVALKQHVPDKTSWKKMLQDDLEGEVDLADFQQKIKEYFPEDFQKFYSEGENLWTFDYPYDKPEKVTSFTLDKKPEFTGKLTGIKGQYLGFDGGHFINVRGHEGYVIELNVTN; encoded by the coding sequence ATGCAGTTTCAAGGGCAAATTTTAAAGATGACGAGCTTCCATGACGAGCCGATTCAGTATTATCTCAATCTTTCGGGGGATCTGATCCACATGAACGAGCTTTTCGGGAAGGAACTTACCATCAAGCATATCGGATTTCAGTGCGTGCACTGCCAGGAAGATAAAACCATCTACAGAATGGGTTTCTGTAAAAACTGCTTTTTCGAAAGCCCTTATGCGAGCGATACGATCATCCGACCGGAACTTTCTACGGCACATCTGGGAATTGCGGAACGGGATTTGGATATAGAAAAACAAATTCAATTACAGCCACATACGGTTTATCTGGCGTATACGGGAGAAGTAAAAGTAGGGGTGACGAGAAATACGCAGATCCCCACCCGATGGATCGACCAGGGCGCTACTTTCGCACTGCCGATTGCAAGAACCGAAAACCGGTATGAAGCAGGAATGATCGAAGTTGCCCTCAAGCAGCATGTGCCGGATAAGACCAGCTGGAAAAAAATGCTTCAGGACGATCTGGAAGGAGAAGTAGATCTGGCCGATTTTCAGCAGAAAATAAAAGAATATTTCCCGGAAGACTTTCAGAAGTTTTACAGTGAAGGTGAAAACCTCTGGACATTCGATTATCCTTACGACAAACCTGAAAAAGTAACTTCCTTTACCCTGGATAAAAAACCGGAATTTACCGGAAAGCTGACGGGGATCAAAGGACAGTATCTGGGATTTGACGGAGGGCATTTTATTAACGTTAGAGGGCATGAAGGCTATGTGATTGAATTGAATGTAACCAACTAA
- a CDS encoding GDP-mannose 4,6-dehydratase — protein MNYLVTGGSGFIGSHLTEQLLKKGHSVINVDNFDDFYNYHIKIQNTLEAIQHFSDFEYSDKEADICKLISLSQSENYRLYYQDIRDKNGLEEIFKTHQINAVIHLAALAGVRPSIERPLEYEEVNVRGTMNLWELCRDFNVKKFICASSSSVYGNNEKIPFAETDNVDHPISPYAATKRCGEILGHVYYNLYNIDIIQLRFFTVYGPRQRPDLAIHKFIRLISENKEIPFYGDGTTARDYTYIDDVIDGILKSILYLENNSGVYEIINLGESEVINLNEMLATIEGALGKSAIRKNLPMQPGDVLKTNADIAKARTLIGYKHDTNFQNGIKKFVEWFLRK, from the coding sequence ATGAATTATCTTGTCACCGGCGGAAGCGGTTTTATTGGTTCTCACTTAACTGAACAATTATTGAAAAAAGGACATTCTGTCATAAACGTTGACAATTTTGACGATTTCTATAATTATCATATAAAAATTCAAAATACTTTAGAGGCGATCCAACATTTTTCGGATTTTGAATACTCGGATAAGGAAGCAGACATTTGTAAATTAATTTCTCTATCCCAATCGGAGAATTATCGTCTATATTACCAGGATATCAGGGACAAAAATGGGCTTGAAGAAATCTTTAAAACCCATCAGATTAATGCGGTCATTCATCTCGCTGCGCTTGCCGGCGTACGCCCTTCTATTGAAAGGCCGCTGGAATATGAGGAAGTGAACGTACGAGGAACTATGAACCTATGGGAGTTATGCCGCGATTTTAACGTTAAAAAATTCATTTGCGCCTCATCATCAAGTGTTTATGGGAACAACGAGAAAATTCCTTTTGCGGAAACCGATAATGTAGATCATCCGATTTCCCCTTATGCTGCCACCAAAAGATGCGGTGAAATTTTAGGTCATGTTTATTACAATCTGTACAACATTGATATCATCCAGCTGAGGTTTTTCACGGTATATGGGCCACGGCAGAGACCGGATCTGGCCATCCATAAATTTATCCGGTTAATATCCGAAAACAAAGAGATTCCTTTTTACGGCGATGGTACTACGGCAAGAGACTATACCTATATTGATGATGTTATTGATGGGATCTTAAAATCCATCCTCTATCTTGAGAACAATTCCGGCGTTTATGAGATCATTAACCTCGGAGAAAGCGAAGTCATTAACCTGAACGAAATGCTGGCCACAATAGAAGGCGCACTTGGAAAATCTGCCATCCGGAAAAATCTGCCAATGCAGCCCGGAGATGTCCTGAAAACCAATGCCGATATTGCCAAAGCACGCACATTAATCGGCTATAAACATGACACAAACTTCCAAAATGGCATAAAAAAATTTGTGGAATGGTTTTTGAGAAAATGA
- a CDS encoding DUF2795 domain-containing protein, giving the protein MYWTLELASYLSDAPWPMTKAELIDYAIRTGAPMEVVENLQAIEDEGEIYDAIDEIWSDYPTDEDYLWNEDEY; this is encoded by the coding sequence ATGTACTGGACATTAGAATTAGCTTCATACTTAAGTGACGCACCTTGGCCAATGACTAAAGCAGAGCTTATCGACTATGCCATCAGAACCGGTGCTCCTATGGAAGTAGTGGAAAATCTTCAGGCGATTGAAGATGAAGGGGAAATTTATGATGCAATCGATGAAATCTGGAGCGATTACCCTACGGACGAAGATTATCTTTGGAACGAAGACGAATATTAA
- the secA gene encoding preprotein translocase subunit SecA, whose product MSFLNKVLKGFLGDKKAQDLKEVKKVVTKIKAVEPAIQQLSDDGLREKTAEFKENIKSATSKITAQIEQIQEQIKNSKNVDEKESLFSKIETLKKESYEIEEKVLGQILPEVFALVKETARRWAQNGEIRVTASDWDRQLAAAGKDFVEIQGDQAVWKNSWDAAGTPVNWDMVHYDVQFIGGVILHSGKIAEMATGEGKTLVGTLPIFLNALPGRGVHVVTVNDYLAKRDSAWMGPLYQFHGMSIDCIDNHQPNSDGRRKAYNSDITYGTNNEFGFDYLRDNMVTSPSELVQRELNFAIVDEVDSVLVDDARTPLIISGPVPQGDRQEFDVLKPSIDRIVEVQKKTVSTIFNEAKKLIAAGNTKEGGFKLLQAYRGLPKNRQLIKFLSESGNRALLQKVEAQYMQDNNRDMPIVDKDLYFVIEEKNNQVDLTDKGVEYMSQGNSDPNFFVLPDIGTEIAELESKNLSKEEEFEAKERLFSDFAEKSERVHTMSQLLKAYTLFEKDDEYVVIDGEVKIVDEQTGRIMEGRRYSDGLHQAIEAKENVKIEAATQTFATITLQNYFRMYNKLAGMTGTAETEAGELWEIYKLDVVVIPTNRPILRHDRQDLVFKTNREKYNAVIEEIERLTAAKRPVLVGTTSVEISQLLSKALQLRKIQHQVLNAKLHKKEAEIVAGAGQPGVVTIATNMAGRGTDIKLSKEVKEAGGLAIIGTERHDSRRVDRQLRGRAGRQGDPGSSQFYVSLEDNLMRLFGSERIAKMMDRMGHKEGEVIQHSMISKSIERAQKKVEENNFGTRKRLLEYDDVMNKQRDVIYKRRKNALFGDHLKYDITNMIFDVANSIAAKGKASGSYKDFEYEIIKTFTMESPVSENDFKSKTVQDLTNILFKAAQEDYQMKLNLLKEKSFPIIENVYQNQGSMFRMIQVPFTDGHKTMTIVTDLKDAYETQCDSLINDFEKNITLSIIDENWKLHLREMDDLRRSSQGAVYEQKDPLVIYKQESFHLFSEMIDKLNKEIISFLYKGEIPA is encoded by the coding sequence ATGAGTTTTTTAAACAAAGTTCTAAAAGGGTTTTTGGGAGACAAAAAAGCGCAGGACCTAAAAGAAGTAAAAAAAGTTGTAACAAAAATCAAAGCTGTTGAACCGGCGATCCAGCAATTGTCTGATGACGGTTTAAGAGAGAAAACTGCTGAGTTTAAAGAAAATATTAAATCTGCCACCAGCAAAATCACAGCGCAGATAGAACAGATCCAGGAACAGATCAAGAATTCGAAAAACGTGGACGAAAAAGAATCCCTTTTCTCGAAGATCGAAACCCTGAAAAAAGAATCATACGAAATTGAAGAAAAAGTCCTGGGCCAGATCCTTCCTGAAGTTTTCGCTTTGGTGAAAGAAACGGCAAGAAGATGGGCACAGAACGGAGAAATCCGTGTAACGGCATCCGACTGGGACAGACAATTGGCTGCTGCCGGAAAAGATTTTGTAGAAATTCAGGGAGATCAGGCAGTCTGGAAAAACTCATGGGATGCTGCCGGAACACCTGTAAACTGGGACATGGTACATTACGATGTACAGTTTATCGGAGGGGTTATCCTGCACAGCGGAAAAATTGCTGAAATGGCAACCGGTGAAGGAAAAACTTTGGTAGGTACGCTGCCGATATTCTTAAATGCTCTTCCGGGAAGAGGGGTTCATGTCGTAACAGTGAACGATTATCTTGCCAAAAGGGACTCCGCGTGGATGGGACCATTATATCAGTTCCACGGAATGTCGATCGACTGTATCGATAACCACCAGCCAAACTCAGACGGAAGAAGAAAAGCGTATAACTCAGATATTACTTACGGAACCAACAATGAATTCGGTTTCGATTATTTGAGAGACAACATGGTAACTTCTCCATCTGAATTGGTACAGAGAGAACTGAACTTTGCCATCGTCGATGAGGTAGATTCCGTATTGGTAGATGACGCGAGAACTCCGCTGATCATTTCAGGTCCGGTTCCGCAGGGAGACCGTCAGGAATTCGACGTTTTGAAACCTTCAATCGACAGAATCGTTGAGGTTCAGAAAAAAACCGTTTCCACCATCTTTAATGAAGCGAAAAAATTAATCGCTGCCGGAAACACCAAAGAAGGAGGATTTAAATTGCTTCAGGCCTACAGAGGTCTTCCTAAAAACAGACAATTGATTAAATTCTTATCGGAAAGCGGAAACCGTGCATTGCTTCAGAAAGTGGAAGCGCAATATATGCAGGACAACAACCGTGATATGCCGATCGTAGATAAGGATCTTTACTTCGTAATCGAAGAAAAGAACAACCAGGTAGATCTTACCGACAAAGGGGTTGAATACATGTCCCAAGGGAATTCCGATCCTAATTTCTTCGTACTTCCGGACATCGGAACGGAAATCGCTGAACTGGAATCTAAAAATTTATCCAAAGAGGAAGAATTTGAAGCAAAGGAAAGGTTGTTCTCTGATTTTGCAGAAAAATCCGAAAGGGTACATACCATGAGCCAGTTGCTTAAAGCGTATACATTATTCGAAAAAGATGATGAATATGTAGTAATCGACGGAGAAGTAAAAATCGTTGATGAGCAGACCGGGCGTATCATGGAAGGAAGACGTTATTCCGATGGTCTTCACCAGGCTATTGAGGCGAAAGAAAACGTAAAGATCGAAGCGGCAACCCAGACGTTTGCGACCATTACCCTTCAGAACTATTTCCGTATGTACAACAAACTTGCGGGGATGACGGGTACTGCTGAAACGGAAGCGGGAGAGCTTTGGGAAATCTATAAGCTGGATGTGGTGGTAATTCCTACCAACCGTCCGATTTTAAGACATGACAGACAGGATCTTGTTTTCAAGACCAACAGAGAAAAATACAATGCCGTAATTGAAGAAATTGAAAGATTGACGGCAGCAAAAAGACCGGTACTTGTAGGAACTACTTCCGTAGAGATTTCACAGTTGCTTTCAAAAGCATTACAGCTGAGAAAAATCCAGCACCAGGTTCTTAACGCGAAACTTCACAAAAAGGAGGCAGAAATTGTAGCTGGTGCAGGTCAGCCGGGTGTTGTAACCATCGCCACCAACATGGCGGGTCGTGGTACCGACATCAAGCTTTCCAAAGAAGTAAAAGAAGCCGGAGGTTTAGCCATTATCGGAACCGAAAGACACGATTCCAGAAGGGTAGACCGACAGCTGAGAGGTAGAGCGGGACGTCAGGGAGATCCGGGAAGCTCACAGTTCTATGTATCTTTGGAAGATAACCTGATGCGTTTATTCGGTTCGGAAAGAATCGCTAAAATGATGGACCGGATGGGCCATAAGGAAGGTGAAGTTATTCAGCATTCCATGATCAGCAAGTCGATCGAAAGAGCTCAGAAAAAAGTAGAGGAAAATAACTTCGGAACCAGAAAGAGACTTCTTGAATATGATGACGTGATGAACAAGCAGCGTGATGTAATCTATAAAAGAAGAAAGAACGCTTTGTTCGGGGATCACCTGAAGTATGATATTACCAATATGATCTTTGATGTGGCAAATTCTATTGCTGCAAAAGGAAAAGCTTCAGGAAGCTATAAAGATTTCGAATACGAAATCATCAAGACTTTCACTATGGAATCTCCGGTTTCTGAAAACGATTTTAAATCCAAAACCGTTCAGGACTTAACGAATATTCTGTTTAAAGCTGCTCAGGAAGATTACCAGATGAAGCTGAACCTGTTGAAGGAGAAATCATTCCCGATTATTGAGAATGTATACCAGAACCAGGGGTCGATGTTCAGAATGATCCAGGTTCCTTTTACGGACGGGCATAAAACGATGACTATCGTTACTGATCTTAAGGATGCTTATGAAACGCAGTGCGACAGCCTGATCAACGATTTTGAGAAGAATATCACGTTATCCATCATCGACGAGAACTGGAAACTGCACCTTCGTGAAATGGACGATTTAAGAAGATCTTCACAGGGAGCCGTATATGAGCAGAAGGATCCGTTGGTGATTTACAAGCAGGAATCTTTCCACTTATTCAGTGAAATGATCGATAAATTGAACAAAGAAATTATCTCATTCTTATATAAAGGAGAAATTCCGGCATAA
- a CDS encoding TonB-dependent siderophore receptor, which translates to MKNVLICASLLGSMLTFAQEKDTIKSNDIEEVVVNGKYYKKYVEKEGSSSIRLDEELIKIPQNISIITNRALEDQQVTTMSDGVLRNVAGAQRLEHWGDMYTRVNMRGSRAAAFMNGVNVTSNWGPLSEDMSFVDHIEFIKGPSGFLMSNGEPSGIYNIVTKKPTGQSLNGSARVTLGSFNMYRGETDIDTKITDKVAFRLNLMAQNRKSFRDYEFNDRYIINPSLKVNLTDKTTLTAEYIYQKAKMSEVGSAYVYSFEGYGTKPVEYSITDPGIDPTKVTNNTVNVNLQHKFNENWKLTTQLTYVNEYTMGSDIWPGEFISNTQFIRTLNFWEADNTMKFGQAFLNGYAKTGAVSHKILVGLDLGSKRYLADWSKSGPLDTKANPFDLNSTTYSPPSAGYPHFTTDGKSLLERATPYGTIEQNYTGLYLQDELGFFDDKLRLTLAARHTTVSQNDYGTDKKASRITPRIGLSYSVDGNTSVYALYDQAFVPQAGFLRNGEIASPITGDNIEVGVKRDWFGGKWNTTLSLYNINKNNELISDPNNLPGERFSIVLGKSRVQGVEFDLKGEIARGFNAIFNYAFTENKITESNDPTANPVGMRIPGYAKHTINGWLNYTFTEGTLEGFGLSFGGTFLGDRSTWNWGTAGTQNMNDYLKFDAGLSWENTKFRVGLNVFNVFDRYLYSGSYYGYGGYYYYQAEAPRNFRLSIGYKF; encoded by the coding sequence ATGAAAAATGTACTGATCTGCGCTTCACTGTTAGGTTCCATGCTAACTTTCGCCCAGGAAAAAGATACGATTAAGTCGAATGATATCGAAGAAGTTGTTGTAAACGGTAAATATTATAAAAAATACGTCGAGAAAGAAGGATCTTCTTCTATCCGTCTGGATGAGGAACTGATAAAGATTCCTCAGAATATTTCCATTATTACCAATAGGGCTTTAGAAGATCAGCAGGTCACTACCATGAGCGACGGTGTTCTCAGAAACGTTGCCGGAGCCCAAAGGCTGGAGCACTGGGGAGATATGTACACAAGAGTGAACATGAGAGGTTCCAGAGCTGCCGCTTTCATGAACGGGGTAAACGTAACTTCAAATTGGGGTCCGTTAAGTGAAGATATGTCTTTTGTGGATCACATCGAATTTATCAAAGGGCCGTCAGGATTCTTAATGTCGAATGGTGAGCCGAGCGGTATTTACAATATCGTAACCAAAAAGCCTACCGGACAATCTTTAAACGGTTCTGCCAGAGTAACCCTGGGAAGCTTCAATATGTACAGAGGCGAAACGGATATCGATACCAAGATTACCGACAAAGTAGCATTCAGATTAAACTTAATGGCTCAGAACAGAAAGAGTTTCAGAGATTATGAATTTAACGACCGTTACATCATCAATCCTTCCCTAAAGGTAAATCTTACCGATAAAACAACTTTAACGGCAGAATATATCTATCAGAAAGCAAAAATGTCTGAAGTAGGTTCTGCTTATGTTTATAGCTTTGAAGGATACGGAACTAAACCTGTAGAATATTCTATAACAGATCCAGGAATTGATCCAACAAAAGTAACAAACAATACAGTAAATGTTAATCTACAGCATAAATTCAACGAAAACTGGAAATTAACAACCCAACTTACTTATGTAAATGAATATACAATGGGTAGCGATATCTGGCCCGGAGAATTCATATCCAATACACAGTTCATTAGGACATTAAATTTTTGGGAAGCAGATAATACTATGAAGTTTGGGCAAGCCTTTTTAAATGGTTACGCAAAAACAGGAGCTGTATCTCATAAAATATTAGTGGGTCTTGACCTAGGCTCTAAAAGATATTTGGCAGACTGGTCTAAATCCGGTCCGCTAGATACAAAGGCAAATCCTTTTGATCTTAATTCAACAACGTACAGTCCGCCAAGTGCTGGATATCCTCATTTTACAACTGATGGAAAATCGTTATTAGAAAGAGCAACACCTTACGGTACTATTGAACAAAACTATACAGGTCTCTATCTACAGGATGAATTAGGTTTCTTTGATGACAAATTAAGATTAACCTTAGCTGCCAGACATACCACAGTCAGCCAAAATGATTATGGTACAGACAAAAAAGCAAGCAGAATTACACCACGTATAGGATTAAGTTATTCTGTAGATGGAAATACTTCGGTATATGCATTATATGATCAGGCATTCGTTCCGCAGGCAGGCTTCCTAAGAAATGGAGAAATCGCAAGCCCGATTACCGGAGATAATATAGAAGTGGGTGTAAAAAGAGACTGGTTCGGTGGAAAATGGAATACAACCCTATCCCTTTATAACATTAATAAAAACAATGAGCTTATCAGTGATCCAAACAATCTTCCGGGAGAGAGATTCTCTATTGTATTGGGTAAATCCAGAGTTCAGGGAGTTGAATTCGATCTGAAAGGAGAAATCGCAAGAGGATTCAATGCCATATTCAACTACGCTTTCACGGAAAATAAAATAACAGAGTCCAACGATCCGACCGCTAATCCGGTAGGCATGAGAATTCCGGGATATGCAAAACATACGATTAACGGATGGTTAAACTATACGTTCACAGAAGGAACACTGGAAGGATTCGGATTAAGTTTCGGAGGAACATTCTTAGGCGACAGAAGTACCTGGAACTGGGGAACTGCCGGAACGCAGAATATGAATGATTACCTTAAGTTTGATGCAGGTTTATCCTGGGAAAATACAAAATTCAGAGTGGGATTAAACGTCTTCAATGTATTTGACCGATACCTGTACTCCGGATCTTACTATGGTTACGGCGGATACTATTACTACCAGGCCGAAGCCCCAAGAAATTTCAGACTTTCAATAGGATATAAATTTTAA
- a CDS encoding PepSY domain-containing protein produces MRKKHHHKKSPSFTKKWSAKLHLWFGLSVGLIVFIVSLSGTMYVFKDEIQHQLRKEAMYVNAETITQQPLSIETLKEKVSLELNEKYPISSVEIPLAKNRAYEFLYYEKDKKAWNYFDEVKINKLVYVNPYTGEVLGIYNEKYDLFPILKSIHWSLLLKADWGKYVVGIPVVLFIIMLITGIILWWPKNKKARKGRFWFDWKNVKTWKRKNYDLHNVLGFYASFIALLMSLSGIYFAYPWVKNTFNLALSGSVELPKEKEMKSQDSLHGKNNAVYDLTARETRKLYATSSSFRIPLNGKNKKGKTLKNIPVTVYGEDGRFAVRNQLAFDKFSGKLLINKPHQQLNAAEQYAHANYDIHTGSYFGMAGKIIWFIAGLICTSLPVTGFLVWLGKKKKKGIKKAS; encoded by the coding sequence ATGAGAAAGAAGCATCATCATAAAAAGAGCCCTTCTTTTACCAAAAAATGGTCTGCCAAACTGCACTTGTGGTTTGGCTTGTCCGTTGGACTGATCGTTTTCATTGTTTCATTATCGGGAACAATGTATGTTTTTAAAGATGAAATCCAGCATCAGCTCCGGAAAGAAGCAATGTACGTAAATGCTGAAACGATTACACAACAGCCGCTTTCCATCGAAACATTAAAGGAAAAAGTATCTCTGGAGCTGAACGAGAAATATCCGATAAGCTCCGTTGAAATCCCTTTAGCCAAAAACAGGGCGTACGAATTCCTGTATTATGAGAAGGATAAAAAAGCATGGAATTACTTCGATGAAGTAAAAATCAACAAACTGGTGTATGTAAACCCGTACACGGGTGAAGTTTTAGGGATCTACAATGAGAAATACGACCTCTTCCCCATTTTGAAATCAATTCACTGGAGCCTACTTTTAAAAGCCGACTGGGGAAAATATGTGGTGGGAATTCCGGTGGTCCTTTTTATTATCATGCTGATCACGGGTATCATTTTATGGTGGCCTAAAAACAAAAAAGCACGGAAAGGAAGATTCTGGTTCGACTGGAAAAATGTGAAAACCTGGAAACGCAAAAACTACGACCTGCACAATGTATTAGGATTTTACGCTTCTTTTATTGCCCTGCTGATGAGCCTATCCGGAATTTACTTTGCTTATCCGTGGGTAAAAAACACTTTCAACCTGGCATTGTCCGGCTCAGTGGAGCTGCCAAAAGAAAAAGAAATGAAATCCCAGGATTCTTTACATGGAAAAAATAATGCGGTTTATGATCTTACCGCCCGGGAAACAAGAAAGCTGTATGCCACCTCATCAAGCTTCAGAATTCCGCTAAACGGAAAAAATAAAAAAGGAAAGACGTTAAAAAATATTCCGGTAACGGTTTACGGTGAAGACGGACGATTCGCTGTCCGGAACCAACTGGCTTTTGATAAATTTTCAGGAAAACTATTAATAAACAAACCCCATCAGCAGCTTAATGCTGCAGAGCAATATGCCCACGCCAACTATGACATCCATACCGGTTCTTATTTTGGAATGGCAGGAAAAATCATCTGGTTTATCGCAGGACTAATCTGCACCTCACTGCCCGTCACCGGATTTTTGGTATGGCTGGGGAAAAAGAAGAAAAAAGGAATTAAAAAAGCATCATGA